The Desulfofundulus salinus genome includes the window TTCAGCCTGGTTTTCGTAGCCCTCGGGCTTTCCGCCAGCGCTCTGGGCAAACTGTTGCTCCGCCACCAAAACCTGCTGCGGCAGGTGAGCGGATTGTTGATTATCTTCTTCGGGTTGCATATGGCGGGCCTGCTGCGCCTTAACTGGCTGATGAGGGAAAAGAGGGTTCATTTTGTACCCCAAAGGGCCGGCTGGATAAACTCTCTTGTGATGGGCATGGCTTTTTCAGCAGGCTGGGTGCCCTGCATCAGCCCCATTCTCGCTTCGATTTTACTGCTGGCCGGCCAAAGCGAAAGCCTTATCCAGGGAGCCTACCTGCTGGTAACCTACGCCCTGGGGCTGGCCCTGCCCTTTTTAATAGCTGCCCTGGGTTTGGGCCACATGGTGCAGGCTTTGCGCCGTCATGCTTCCCTTTTGCCCCTGGTGACCAGGGTGGGCGGGTGGTTGATGGTTGGTGTGGGCTTGCTGGTGCTGACCAACTCCTTCGCCCGCCTCTCGGGCTATGTACCATTTACTCTTTAATGATTAGGAGGCTTAAAGGTGAATAAGAGGCTGTTTTCTGTGGTCATCCTCTCTGTGATAGTTGTTAGCCTTATCGCCGCTTATGCTTACGTTTGGTCGGGCGGCAAGGAAAGGGGGAAGGACGGCACACCGCCCGCCGCAACCGGCAACAAGGAGAGTGGTGTTCCTGTGGGCACGGAAGTGGGCCAGCGGGCTCCCGACTTCACCCTGACCACCACCGGCGGGAAGGAGGTTTCCCTTTCCAACTTCAGGGGCCGGCCGGTGGTGCTCAATTTCTGGGCTACCTGGTGCCCTCCCTGCCGGGAGGAGATGCCGGCCATCCAGAGTTTCTATGAAAAAAGGGGCGGGGAAATTCAGGTGCTGGCGGTTAACCTCACGGCCAGCGAAAAATCCGCCGCCCATGTAAAGGACTTTTTAAAAGCCGGCGGCTTCACCTTCCCGGTTTTGCTGGACACCCGCAACACTACGGCCCAGGAATACCTGGTGCGGGCCATTCCCACCACCTTCTTTATTGACCGGGAAGGCATCATCCGGGGGATCCATACCGGGCCCATGACCCTGGAGATGCTGGAGAAGGCTGTGGAAAAATAGGCAACCAGTAGAATAACTTCTTCTGGAAATGCCTCCCTGTACGATTTTATCATTGACAAACCCCCTGGCCCCTGTTATGCTAAATCCCAGAAGGGGAGTAGCAAGCTTTCCCGGCGGCGTCAGTTCGGCCTGCAGGCCCGCTGCCGGGGCGGTTTTAAGCCGTTTGCAAGACCTTCACCTGTGAAGAGGTGGAGGTCTTCATTTTTTCCTGCCGGCGGGAAATTGGAAACCCATATTGTCTAATTGGAGGTGTACAATCAATGGAATGGCTGAGCACCCAAAACCTGTTCGCCATACTTACTATTATCATTGCCGACTTATTGCTTGCCGGCGATAACGCCCTGGTCATTGGCCTGGCCTGCCGGGGGCTGCCGCCGGTACAAAAACGCCGGGCTCTCCTTTGGGGTACGGGCGGTGCGGTTGTCCTGCGCATCATTTTAACTTGCGGCGTGACTTTGCTGCTTGCCATCCCCTTCCTGCAGGCGGCCGGGGGAATATTGTTAACCTGGGTGGCCTTGAAATTATTGTTGCCGCACAAAGAAGTGGGCGTTGATGCCGCAGAGAATCTCACCGGTGCCATAAAAACTATTATTATAGCCGATGTGGTAATGAGCCTGGACAATGTGCTGGCCGTAGCCGCTGCGGCCCACGGGAGCATTGCGCTGGTTGTCTTTGGGCTTGTCTTAAGTATTCCCATTGTCATTTTTGGCAGCCAGTTAGTTTCCCTGCTGGTGGAAAGGTACCCCATTCTTATTTTTGCCGGGGCTGGTGTGCTGGCCTGGACGGCCGGCAAAATGCTGGTGGAAGACAGGGTGGTGCACCGGCTGGTTTCGAACATTGATTATGTACCGGTGGAAATTATTATCCCGACCGGGGTAACCCTGCTCGTGCTGGGTGCCGGTTGGTACCTTAAGCGGCGCGGGCATAAGCAGGCGCCACTTAAGCGGGGGGTACCTACCCAACAGGGGTAACAAAAAAGGGGGCTTTAACACCCCCTTTTACTCTTCATCAAGGGACCTGGCCAGCAGCTCCACCGTGTGCACCACTTTCTGGGGCATCTGCTGCTGGGTTAGCCCGTCGGTCAGGTGCATCCGGCAGGCGGGACAACCGGTAACTACCAGTTGTGCGCCGGTTCCTTCGATATCTTTTAACTTGCGAGTGAGAATCTGATAGGACAAATCGTAATGGGTCAGGCTGAAGGAGCCGGCATTGCCGCAGCACCGGGCCGGTTCCTTCAGGGGCAGGTAATTGACCCCGGGAATGCTCCGGATGATGGAAAGGGGTTCCTGCACCACGCCCAGACCGCGGCCCAGGTGACAGGGCTGGTGGTAGGTGACGGCTAATTCCAGCGCCTTGAACAGCTTCGGGTCAAAGGGCAGCTTGTGCAGGAACTGGGTTATATCAAGGATTTTGGCGGCCACTTCCCGTGCCCTGTCCCCGTGTCCTGAGACACCATCCAACAGTTCCGGGTACAGGTGTTTAAAGGCTTCCCCGCACGTCCCGCACACGGTGATGATGGCGTCGGCCTGTATACTGCTGAACAAATCCACGTGGGACCTGGCCATCTCCAGGGCCAAGTCCGCCGCCCCGCTATAAAGGATGGGAGCGCCGCAGCAGTGCTGCAGCCGGGGGATAATCACGTCCACCCCGTGGGCCTTCAGGACGCGCAGGGTGGCCTGTCCGATCCCGGGATACAGGTAATTGGTCATACATCCGGTAAAGAAAGCCACCGTGGCCACGGGTCGCTCGACCGTATGCTTTTCCGCCACCTGGCCCCGGAAGGGAACCGGTGCCAGAGGAGGAAGGATCCGGCGCAGTTCCAGGCCGATAGGGAAGCGGGGCTGCATCTTTCCCGGCTCAATGTGTTTAAATAGCAGTCCCTGTATGCGGGCGGCGGTTTTTACCCCCAGATCAAAAAGGCGGGGGCGGCTGAGGCCGGTAAACACGGTCTTCTTTATGAAGGGCAGTCCTTTCCTCTGGGTCAGGGCCGTTCTGGCGGCCAGGATGATCCGGTCCACCTTCACGCCGGAGGGACACGAAGCTACGCAGGCCAGGCAGGTGAGACAAAGGGCGAAGCACTCGGCCAGCCCGGCCGTTGGTTCCAGTTTGCCCTCCAGGACCGCCGCGGCCAGGCGGATTTTTCCCCGGGCCACGGCCGGTTCCCGCCGGGATTCCTGGTATAAAGGGCAAACAGCCTGGCAGTTGCCGCATTTCATGCATTTAAGTATTTCTTCTTCCACCGCCGCCAGCCCGTCAAAAATGCTCATGCTTGCTCCTCCTCAAGTTAGATCTACAATTTTGCCCGGGTTGAGGAGATTGTCCGGATCCAGGGCCTGCT containing:
- a CDS encoding cytochrome c biogenesis CcdA family protein; protein product: MPEVNVSLGAAFLAGLVSFLSPCVLPLIPTYMAYLTGVSVTELTAPGTARLRFLLLTNALLFVAGFSLVFVALGLSASALGKLLLRHQNLLRQVSGLLIIFFGLHMAGLLRLNWLMREKRVHFVPQRAGWINSLVMGMAFSAGWVPCISPILASILLLAGQSESLIQGAYLLVTYALGLALPFLIAALGLGHMVQALRRHASLLPLVTRVGGWLMVGVGLLVLTNSFARLSGYVPFTL
- a CDS encoding TlpA family protein disulfide reductase, which codes for MNKRLFSVVILSVIVVSLIAAYAYVWSGGKERGKDGTPPAATGNKESGVPVGTEVGQRAPDFTLTTTGGKEVSLSNFRGRPVVLNFWATWCPPCREEMPAIQSFYEKRGGEIQVLAVNLTASEKSAAHVKDFLKAGGFTFPVLLDTRNTTAQEYLVRAIPTTFFIDREGIIRGIHTGPMTLEMLEKAVEK
- a CDS encoding TerC family protein, with the protein product MEWLSTQNLFAILTIIIADLLLAGDNALVIGLACRGLPPVQKRRALLWGTGGAVVLRIILTCGVTLLLAIPFLQAAGGILLTWVALKLLLPHKEVGVDAAENLTGAIKTIIIADVVMSLDNVLAVAAAAHGSIALVVFGLVLSIPIVIFGSQLVSLLVERYPILIFAGAGVLAWTAGKMLVEDRVVHRLVSNIDYVPVEIIIPTGVTLLVLGAGWYLKRRGHKQAPLKRGVPTQQG
- a CDS encoding (Fe-S)-binding protein → MSIFDGLAAVEEEILKCMKCGNCQAVCPLYQESRREPAVARGKIRLAAAVLEGKLEPTAGLAECFALCLTCLACVASCPSGVKVDRIILAARTALTQRKGLPFIKKTVFTGLSRPRLFDLGVKTAARIQGLLFKHIEPGKMQPRFPIGLELRRILPPLAPVPFRGQVAEKHTVERPVATVAFFTGCMTNYLYPGIGQATLRVLKAHGVDVIIPRLQHCCGAPILYSGAADLALEMARSHVDLFSSIQADAIITVCGTCGEAFKHLYPELLDGVSGHGDRAREVAAKILDITQFLHKLPFDPKLFKALELAVTYHQPCHLGRGLGVVQEPLSIIRSIPGVNYLPLKEPARCCGNAGSFSLTHYDLSYQILTRKLKDIEGTGAQLVVTGCPACRMHLTDGLTQQQMPQKVVHTVELLARSLDEE